A DNA window from Leptolyngbya sp. KIOST-1 contains the following coding sequences:
- the rsfS gene encoding ribosome silencing factor, which produces MTYSPHRQPALHKAVAPESNTPASQPNPDEDGALQLAYTIAAAADERKAGNITILQVGDVSYLADYFVVATGFSAVQVRAITRSIEAALETDYNRRPLRVEGQGEGNWIVMDYGEVIAHIFMPEARDYYDLEAFWGHANQIVYQPSGPHFAGGQG; this is translated from the coding sequence ATGACCTATTCTCCCCACCGTCAGCCTGCCCTGCACAAGGCCGTTGCGCCAGAGAGCAACACCCCTGCTTCCCAGCCCAACCCGGATGAGGACGGTGCCCTCCAACTGGCCTACACCATTGCCGCTGCCGCTGACGAGCGCAAAGCGGGCAACATCACGATTTTGCAGGTGGGAGATGTGTCGTATCTGGCCGACTATTTTGTGGTGGCGACCGGCTTTTCGGCGGTACAGGTGCGCGCTATCACCCGCTCTATTGAGGCGGCTCTCGAAACCGACTACAATCGGCGTCCCCTACGGGTTGAAGGCCAGGGCGAGGGCAACTGGATCGTGATGGACTACGGCGAAGTCATTGCCCACATCTTTATGCCCGAGGCCCGTGACTACTACGATCTAGAAGCCTTTTGGGGCCACGCCAACCAAATCGTTTACCAGCCTTCCGGACCCCATTTCGCCGGTGGCCAGGGCTAA
- a CDS encoding CGLD27 family protein, translating into MPQRCPVPAEQQPINEYQDVRDSWFYGWGSRNLTGYLKPLVVLWIVGWAVAGPMAAASFVPIKHPLPFGLSAAMGALVLPMLALLQLYVGWAHVGGRLRQTTVPYEESGWYDGQLWVKPEEVSNRDRLIVDYQVQPVLQRIRRTLGVMALMLALGLIVWPRLH; encoded by the coding sequence ATGCCTCAACGATGTCCGGTACCGGCTGAGCAGCAGCCCATCAACGAATACCAGGATGTGCGAGATTCCTGGTTTTATGGCTGGGGTAGCCGCAATTTAACCGGCTACCTCAAGCCCCTGGTTGTACTTTGGATCGTCGGTTGGGCGGTGGCTGGGCCGATGGCCGCCGCCAGTTTTGTACCCATCAAGCATCCCCTGCCCTTTGGCCTCAGTGCGGCCATGGGAGCCCTGGTACTGCCTATGCTGGCCCTGCTACAGCTCTACGTTGGCTGGGCTCATGTGGGAGGAAGGCTGCGGCAGACCACGGTGCCCTACGAAGAGTCGGGCTGGTACGACGGCCAGCTCTGGGTTAAGCCGGAGGAGGTTTCAAACCGCGATCGCCTGATTGTAGACTACCAGGTACAGCCTGTACTTCAGCGCATTCGCCGCACCCTGGGGGTGATGGCGCTGATGTTGGCCCTGGGCCTGATAGTCTGGCCCAGGTTGCATTAG
- a CDS encoding asparaginase: MFTTAEPLIMTSSRVNRHQTKELEIQLLREGIVESNHIAHVAVCDNRGRTLSVAGNGELGTFIRSALKPFQALAVTAAGALERYSLGDRDLAIMCGSHQGTIEQVRQVFHILWQADLDTTALRCPTPAGKKSPLEHNCSGKHAGMLAVSQQRNWPLESYLDRNHPVQKLIVARISELLGMPSDEFICAHDDCGAPTYFMQLSQMATLFAMLSSGSNLDMERIVRAMTSHPDMVGGPDAFDTILMELTNGALVSKSGAEGIQCIGRVGEGLGLAIKVIDGAKRAKYATAIFTLRQLGWISPSVADTLAETYMEIGNYKRLDVVGDLPMMY, translated from the coding sequence TTGTTCACCACCGCAGAGCCCCTAATTATGACCAGCAGTCGGGTTAATCGACACCAAACTAAAGAGCTAGAGATACAGCTGCTGCGGGAAGGCATCGTCGAGTCCAACCACATCGCCCACGTGGCCGTGTGCGACAACCGGGGCCGCACCCTGTCGGTCGCCGGCAACGGTGAGTTGGGTACCTTCATTCGCTCGGCGCTCAAGCCCTTTCAGGCCCTGGCGGTGACCGCGGCCGGGGCGCTGGAACGCTACAGCCTGGGCGATCGCGACCTGGCCATTATGTGTGGCTCCCACCAGGGCACCATCGAGCAGGTGCGTCAGGTTTTTCATATCCTCTGGCAGGCGGACCTCGACACCACCGCCCTGCGCTGCCCCACCCCAGCGGGCAAAAAAAGCCCCCTGGAGCACAACTGCTCGGGCAAGCACGCCGGTATGCTGGCGGTTTCTCAGCAGCGCAACTGGCCCCTGGAGAGCTACCTCGATCGGAATCACCCGGTACAAAAGCTAATTGTGGCCCGCATTTCGGAACTGCTGGGCATGCCCTCTGATGAATTTATCTGCGCCCACGACGACTGTGGTGCCCCCACCTACTTCATGCAGCTGAGCCAGATGGCCACTCTGTTTGCCATGCTCTCCTCGGGCAGCAACCTGGATATGGAGCGGATTGTGCGGGCGATGACCAGCCACCCCGACATGGTGGGTGGCCCCGACGCCTTCGACACCATTTTGATGGAGCTGACCAACGGCGCTCTGGTGAGCAAATCAGGAGCCGAAGGGATTCAGTGCATTGGTCGAGTCGGCGAGGGCTTGGGGCTGGCCATTAAGGTGATTGACGGAGCCAAGCGGGCCAAGTACGCCACGGCCATTTTCACCCTCCGTCAGCTGGGCTGGATATCGCCTTCGGTCGCCGATACCCTGGCGGAAACCTACATGGAAATTGGCAACTACAAGCGCCTTGATGTAGTTGGCGATCTGCCAATGATGTACTAA